The genomic DNA ACACATTTAGTTACACATTATTTCTTTTGCTTACTCATTCTCGATGTTTGTAGCATTTTCAGGGGGGCGAAAGAGTGTTTTGAATGGAAAGATGCCTCTCAGACACATAAAGACACCAAACTATCATCAATAGTTCCGTAAATTTTTATTGACGGAAGTTATTGACGGCAGTGGCGAGTGTCTATAAAAAAAAACCTAATGAGGGTAATAAATAATGATAAAGCGTAATATCCTGGCAGTGGTAATCCCTGCCCTGCTGGTAGCTGGCGCGGCCAACGCGGCCGAAATCTATAACAAAAATGCCAACAAACTGGACTTCTACGGTAAAGCAGTTGGTGAGCACATTTGGACCACCAACGGTAACACCAGCAACGAAGACACCACCTATGCCCGTATCGGTTTCAAAGGTGAAACCCAGATCAACGATCAACTGATGGGTTACGGTCAGTGGGAATACAACATGGACGCCTCCAACGCGGAAGGCTCCCAGGGCAACAAAACTCGTCTGGCGTTCGCTGGTCTGAAATTTGGCGATGCAGGTTCTCTGGACTACGGTCGTAACTACGGCGCTATCTACGACGTCGCAGCTTACACCGATATGCTGGTTGAGTGGGGCGGCGACTCTTGGGCTGCTACCGACAACTTCATGAACGGTCGTTCTTCCGGCCTGCTGACCTACCGTAACAGCGATTTCTTCGGTCTGGTTGATGGTCTGAGCTTCGCGTTGCAGTACCAGGGAAAAAATGATCGTAACAGCCCAATTACTGTTGACTACGATGATAACAGCGGCGCAGCACAGAGCTACAGCCTGACCGGTAACGGCGCGAAAGCAAACGGCGACGGCTTCAGCACATCTGCACAATACGACTTCGGTAACGGCATGGCATTTGCTGCTGGTTATGAAGTTGCAGACCGCACTAACGCCCAGGTTAATCCGAAAACCTTCACCGTTCCATCCGGTCCTAACGCTGGTTTGGTTTACGGGAATGCAAGCGCAGATGGTAGCAAAGCGGAAGCATGGTCCACAGCATTCAAATATGATGCAAACAATGTTTATGCTGCTGTCATGTATGCTCAGACTCTGAACATGACTCGTGAAAACGACGGCAACTTTGCTGAAAAAACGCAGAACATCGAAGCAGTGGTTCAGTACCAGTTCGACTTCGGTCTGCGTCCGTCCATCGGCTACGTACAGTCTAAAGGTAAAGACCTGCAT from Klebsiella sp. WP3-W18-ESBL-02 includes the following:
- a CDS encoding porin, whose amino-acid sequence is MIKRNILAVVIPALLVAGAANAAEIYNKNANKLDFYGKAVGEHIWTTNGNTSNEDTTYARIGFKGETQINDQLMGYGQWEYNMDASNAEGSQGNKTRLAFAGLKFGDAGSLDYGRNYGAIYDVAAYTDMLVEWGGDSWAATDNFMNGRSSGLLTYRNSDFFGLVDGLSFALQYQGKNDRNSPITVDYDDNSGAAQSYSLTGNGAKANGDGFSTSAQYDFGNGMAFAAGYEVADRTNAQVNPKTFTVPSGPNAGLVYGNASADGSKAEAWSTAFKYDANNVYAAVMYAQTLNMTRENDGNFAEKTQNIEAVVQYQFDFGLRPSIGYVQSKGKDLHERVGTGFKGGDADLVKYIEVGTWYYFNKNMNVYAAYKFNLLDDNAYSAATGLATDDQAAVGIVYQF